The Lampris incognitus isolate fLamInc1 chromosome 15, fLamInc1.hap2, whole genome shotgun sequence genomic interval CCTGGCAACTCTATGCGACAAAAAGGGGCTCCTGTTTGTGCCGCCAAACATAGACAGGCACACGGTTGAGATGCGCCTTGGCGATAACTTTGTAACTGGCATTAAACGTAAAGACTTTGCTAATATGACCAAACTGGTGGACCTGACCCTGTCTCGAAACACTATCGGCTCCATCGCCCCCCATGCCTTCAAAGACCTGGAAAACCTACGTGCCCTTCACCTGGATAGCAATCGGTTAACCCGGATCACCAATGACACCTTCAGCGGCATGTCCAAGCTGCACCATCTCATCCTCAATAACAACCAGTTGACCCACATTCACATTGGGGCCTTCAATGACCTGACGGCCCTGGAGGAGCTGGACCTGTCCTACAACAACTTGGAAAGTGCCCCGTGGGTAGCTATTCAGAGGATGTCTAACCTCCACACTCTAAACCTGGATCACAACATGCTCAGTTACATCCCTGAGGGCACCTTCTCCGGCCTGCAGAAGCTCAAGAGGCTGGATGTCACCTCCAACAAGCTCCAGAAGCTTCCACCTGACCCTGTCTTCCAGCGGGCGGGGGTCCTGGCCACATCAGGGATAATGGGCCCCTTGTCATTTGCACTGAGTTTTGGCGGGAACCCGCTCAGGTGTAACTGTGAGCTGCTGTGGCTGCGGAGGCTGAGGAGGGAGGATGATCTGGAGACCTGTGCTTCACCGCAACATCTGGCCGGACGCTACTTCTGGACAGTTTCAGAGGAAGAGTTCCTGTGTGAGCCCCCCCTTATTACCAGGCACTCCCAGGTATGGTTTCATTATTGAGACATGAGTCATTTGTTTTCCCTGTTGAAGTAAATCCCCCAAAATGGTTTTTGGCACTTTGTGAGACCATCACACAAAATGGTTTTTCAAATGGAGAATTTTTTCCTTATAAGTTCTTCCATTTTTCAGGTGTTTATGTGATAAAGCTTCTGGTGGGTTTATAATGGATTTTCTACAAAGTCTTTGTTAAACAGTGAGAGATTACCATGATTTAGCTCTTTGCTGAGGCATCCAAACAAAATTATGTGATCCCAAATTTGTATTAAATAATCATGGCTATATCATCTCATTTACATTCAGCAGACTATTTTCATTGCTGCAGTGAAAATTAATTTACATTGCGCATAGCTGCACTGCAAAAGTACCTTCAAACTTGATTAACTTGCCTTCCTAATCAGTACAATTGCTGCTATCATGATGATTATCAGTTTGTCATTATATAGTCAGATAAATGACTAAGGCCTTACAATGCAATATTTTGGAAATATTGAACATCAACAGTGACTTTGAGGGGAAATAATCATGGTTTTCACCATTGTCTCTCTATATGCTGTTGAGTTAACACTCCATCAGCAATCATAATACTGAGTAGTCTTCTTCCTGTCTCTGAAATGGGGCCAAAATTGTGTCTGCCGGTGACATCACTGACGGACAATACATGAATGTGAAAATTTACTtcgcggggcgtctgggtagcgtagcggtctattccattgcctagcaacatagggatcgctggttcgaatccccatgttacctccagcttggttgggcatccttacagatacatttggccgtgtctgcatgtgggaagccggatgtgggtatatatcctggtcgctgcactagcgcctcctctggtcattcaaggcgcctgttcaggggggagggggaactggggggaatagcgtgagcctcccacgtgctacgtccccctggtgaaactcctcactgtcaggtgaaaagaagcggctggcgactccacatgtatcagaggaggcgtgtggtagtctgcagccctccccgaatcggcagagggggtggagcagcgactgggacagctcggaagagtggggtaattggctgggtacaactggggagaaatccaaaaaaaaaaaatagaatatatGTCGAAAATCGTGATTGTTTCCTTTAATCATAGTATCTTATACATCTACTGTATCACCTTCAACAACTGAGCCAGCGTCCTGCTTGATGCACTCTTGCCATCATATAATGTTGAtgcaatttttttaaaaatgttaatgGAACATTTGGTCACCGTCATTCATGACAAACACTAtactttgttttttaatttttgggTACAGTGCATTATCCAATCAGTGTAGCTGTCCAAAATATTTTCCTTCACATGAGCAGATCTCCTCTCACTAACCATCAGACTTTTCCCTCCCCCAGGAGTTGCGAGCACTGGAGGGTCAGAGAGTGACTCTCCGCTGCAAGGCCAGGGGGGACCCAGATCCCATCATCCACTGGATTGCTCCCGATGGACGCCTTATGTCCAACTCCTCCAGGGCTGTGGTCCACAGTGATGGAACGCTGGACATCCTCATCAGCACCGTCAAGGACTCTGGTTTGTTTACACCCACTGGCTGCACTTGGCTGTTGCTGACTGTGCAGAATAAGTTGTTTGTGTTTGACAATGGCCTGAAGAACTGAAACATTTATCTATGCAGAGTTAGAATTTGTCGGTCGGCACGCTGATTAAtgggtgtgtgtggatgtgtgtgtcttATTCTGTGATTTATAATCCTTTATAATCTCCCTTGCCAGGATATATTATCCCTTATTATGTGCAAATATGATACTTACTGTACATCTATCAGGGAGAGTGATGATGTCCTTGATCTCTGCTGCAGGTTCCTTCACCTGTGTGGCATCCAACCCTGCTGGCGAGGCCCAGCAGACAATGGAGCTGGTCATTGCTAAACTTCCCCATATCACCAACAACACTGTCGTAGAACAGGAGCCTGACCCTGGATCATCAGATATCGCCACTGGGACCAAGACTGGAGAGGAGGCAGGAGGGGTGCCTCTGGGGAACGCAAAGACGAGCCAGGAGAAAAAAGTGGTAATTGCTGAAGCTACCTCCACCTCGGCCCTGATCAAGTTCAACTTCCAGAGGAGCATTCCTGGAATCCGCATGTTTCAGATCCAATACAATGGCACCTACGACGATTCATTGGTGTATAGGTAGGTGAATCATACTTGGTTTGAAACGAGGCTTAACACCATGCCACAGCTGCAGTGTCACATTCACAGCAAAGCTTTTCACTCTAAAAATGTTGGCTGATGAGCAGAAATTGAATCTAAATTGTTATATGCCAACTTTGTCTAAAGGCTGCTGAAAAGTATAtgatgaaaatttaaaaaaaaaaaaccacgtcTCACATTTCACCTTTAAAGTCTGTTTCCAATGACTAAATCCTTCTGGGAAAAAGAGAACAGTTAATCTTCACAAAATCTGGGCCAGGCTGTCAACATGATTATTCATAATGTCTATTTACACTACCAGGAAGCCAGACTAATGCGCAACAACACACCTTAGTCTGTGAGTTACAATCTCCCTTGCCAGAATGTATCATTCACTATGTGCAAAACCTCGATAATGCATAATCAACAAAATCAAAACAGAACGTCAATACTAAGCTGCTGACTGCATAGGTAGATAAAAGAGAAGTCGGCCTGTCTTTTACAAAACGCATTAGCAGTTTTGCGCAGGCCCATCTGACGAATGGGCATACGCAGCACTCTTTCATCTCTCACCTCTCTCACTCCATATTTAGTGTGTATTGTGGTGATATGATAAGATCGGCGTACAGATGCTTTCATCCAAGCAGCAACACACGGAACGACGGCCCTCGGTCTGGACCGGTGAATGCAGGAGGCACATTAGGGAATCAAGCCTATAATTCTGACGTGA includes:
- the lrfn5b gene encoding leucine-rich repeat and fibronectin type-III domain-containing protein 5 is translated as MESLLVYLIVIGMAVKAHKVQICPKRCVCQMLNPNLATLCDKKGLLFVPPNIDRHTVEMRLGDNFVTGIKRKDFANMTKLVDLTLSRNTIGSIAPHAFKDLENLRALHLDSNRLTRITNDTFSGMSKLHHLILNNNQLTHIHIGAFNDLTALEELDLSYNNLESAPWVAIQRMSNLHTLNLDHNMLSYIPEGTFSGLQKLKRLDVTSNKLQKLPPDPVFQRAGVLATSGIMGPLSFALSFGGNPLRCNCELLWLRRLRREDDLETCASPQHLAGRYFWTVSEEEFLCEPPLITRHSQELRALEGQRVTLRCKARGDPDPIIHWIAPDGRLMSNSSRAVVHSDGTLDILISTVKDSGSFTCVASNPAGEAQQTMELVIAKLPHITNNTVVEQEPDPGSSDIATGTKTGEEAGGVPLGNAKTSQEKKVVIAEATSTSALIKFNFQRSIPGIRMFQIQYNGTYDDSLVYRMIPPTSKHILVNNLAAGMQYDLCVLAIYDDQVTALTATRVVGCVHFTTEPQYLRCHFMQSQFLGGTIVVIIGGIIVASVLAFIIFLIVRYRVCNQGDVDKALEMGDLRSLSSDGQPQGCGLPKSLSKQVLRPEKNDKDCLKAAPPHPEPGRQRLSVVVATTKPSIPDCTVSTSSVSHSWHPASPGTLRPKHSTVPSKSSETCRAEAQADVELDNMNRNNSSDITMATTVAVAVPNQPVMWTAVPRVTTTQPGPHHYMTVPARGVRVNRRHSLNVDSYKERCYVAYPKPAGSLRSKRSLSMSGELPQLESTTNIRRARDKRSRSEWLLESTL